The segment atgGTCCCCAAAGTTCTACCTATCTTCTCCAAGTTGCTCTCACAACCTGCAAAACCTCCATTATCGCATAACCGATTTCTGAAGCATTCTCTCATCTCTCTCATCTCTTTTTCTTTTGCAGCAAAATCTCTATATATCTTAATTTCATAATCCAATTCttatttttagtctgatttctcaAATGTTCTCTCTCACTAAGCCTATCTttatcactccctctttctatccctagtCTAGCATTAATTCAATGGTAAGGGCCTGTGTTCTGTACAGCCCAGTTTTTGGGTTTCTCCTCTGATCTTTTTCATGTGCCGACATAAGATTGGAGAGAATTAATTTGTCCCCTAATTGTTCTTGATACCTATGCCCTCCTTATCACGCGTACATCCTTCTCTCAATCTCTTCTTTTCTCTGCCGTTTAATTCTCTTCTGCCACCTGCAAATCACCGCACTTGTGCCCTTTTCTTTTTCAAACTACTCCAACACCGTTCTCTGGATCCCGTGCCGTTGCATTCCGTTCTGCCACCTGCAGATGTTCCGTTTTGTTTTGGAACTTGGTTTGAAACCATCGCGAGTTTTACGTGCTGTCAAGATCTTGCAAGATCGGTTGTAGAAAAAGAGCTTCTGCAATTAAAATAAATGCGCATACACCGTTCTGTGATTCCCGTGGCGTTGAATTCGATTCTGCCACCTGTACAATTGTTCCGTTGTGTGTTCGAATTTGGCTCGGAACCCTGGGGATCGTGAGTTTTAAGTTGTGCAATTAATACTAAAAAGGATCGAGTTTTGGAGGGAAATGATCTGCTTTTCTGGGgatgaataataataatttaaagcttTGACCAAATGAATGTCTGGGAAATTGAGATTCATCTATATTCTCGTAAAGGCGAGTAGTTCACACATCCAGAGGAGGGTTGCACATAAGGTGCAGCAGTTTGTTTGTAACGACTCCTTCCACAGCCGATTTAGGGTTTTTTCGTTTTTAATTTCTAACTGGACGTTTTAGCTCTGTCAGGCCAGGTTTGCATAGGTATGGTAGAAATTTacggaaaattaaaaaattattttgatatatttaatttatatataaatttatttataataaatgtcttattatttgaagaagaaatttgaatgattcattttccttcaaaaatatTTAAGAATGTTATTGATTTACAAAATTTGTTTATGGAATTTTACATAATGTTAGGAGAACTTATTTCTAatctataatttatataaatatgaAAGTTTAAGGGTGTAATTTTGGTTTTAATTATTAAGATGATTTTAGAAAATAATAGTTCAAATTAAAGATTCAAATATTTGTATAAAAAattgaaattatattaaatttaaagaaaataaattgtttaattttgtCTTATAAAATGAATGTTTAAGTGGGAGGAAGTCATTAAAAAGACATTGAAAAATATCTTTGTGAAAACatactaaaacatataaataatggGGTAGTTATTTTAGATTTTAAAGATTCAAAAAAACATTTTCTCTTGTTGTAAAAAGCTTGAAATTAACTATTGGACATCTTAACCTTAGTGTGACACCTAAACTTTTTTGTCCTTATCAAATGCAACAGTTAAAATTTAACAATCTGAGCCTTATTTGACACAATGTAACACAAACAGTTAAAGTGTCTCATCATTTATGTTGTGGGGCATTATATTTAGCACAATAAGATGTCATCTCAAGTGTCTTTATCTCTTGTCGGGCATTACATTTAGCACAATAAGATGTCATCTCGAGTGCCTTTATCTCTTCTGACATCATATAAAAAACAGTTAAACTATCTTGGTCTTTTATTATGTCGGGCATTACATTTAGCACAATAAAATGTCGTATCAAGTGAGTGCCTTTATCTCTTCTGACATCATATAAAAAACAGTTAAACTATCTTGGTCTTTTATTATGTCAAGCATTACATTTAGCACACAATAAGATGCCATTTCAAGTGTCTTATCTATTCTAAGATCATATAGAAAACAGTTAAGCTATATCAAACCTTTATTATGTCCACCATTACATCTAACACACAATAAGATGTGATTTCACATGCCTTATATATTCTGACATCATATAGAAAACAATTAAGCTATACCAATGTTTTATTATGTCGAGCATTACATTTAACACATTACACATCTCATCTTTACAAAAAGATTGACATCATCTTATGTCCCAAAATGAACCTTGGATCATATATAAAAAAGATTGAACATATAAAATATGTTGTTTTTGTAATTAAAAATTAATGAATACAAAACTATACTACATACTAAAATATTTAGAttacataaatatttaaattaaaaaatacttatatcttaaaatttatcttcttaactactttttaaaaattaattaaaaaatattttaatcaaaacTAATAAtcaaccattaaaaaaaaaaaattaatactctTTAATATCATAAGCTAGGTACTTACTCTTAAACACTATATAATCAAAAATAACTCTATTGAACTAAAAACCACCTCGTTTTACTAAAATAAAAAGAGTCCACATCCTTCCCAAGATAATGTTAAAAGGCAATTAGAAAACACCTAAACAAATACTTAACCCAGTCTCACGTGTATGATGAAGAATTACCctatttttatagttttatttaCTTACATGACGACTGATGATTGGAAAATAGCTTCTGTTCGTCACGTCAAATCGTCGTATCAAACGAAATTGCAGGAAAAGCTTGGGTCAATTTACTGTAATGCCATTCTCTCGTTTACACCAGAGTAGAGTTGGCGTATGCACCAAGCTAAATTTTCAATGGGGGATTTATTGGAAATCTAAATAAATGGACATACCCTTACATGAAAAGCGGCACGCCAGAAGTATATATAGAGGGGGAGATTCGTGGCCATTTCCATTATTCTCACGGTTGAGCTTAGGTTGCCCtaaattttgttcttttgattctGAGCAAATGGATTCAGCTCTGCTACCGGGCTTTACATTCAATCCCACTGAAGAAGATCTTGTGTTCTATTACTTGAAGAGGAAAAACAGTGGCGTCGAGGAAaaactggatttaattccagaagttTCTATTTACAAATGGGAGCCTTGGGATTTGCCAGGTTCCACTTtgttttacatttagggtttagggtttatgttgtttCTCGCTTTTAGCTTGTTCATTCCCTCATGCTTTTGTTGTATGTATTTTTGAGTCCCATGggctcatttttttttttattctcaGAGAAAAACAAGCTTAGATTTCCAGTAAGCATATGATAATCATGCTTTTCTTGAATTATATATCGAAAAGAGGAATAAATCTTTGGCATAAATAGTGATGATTCACTAGTTTAGAGTGGCGAATGAATTTTCATGAAGTAGTACACAATGACGTGTGCTTGAAATGTCTCATGCAATTTTGCAGATAAACTGTTCATCTAATGTCAAATTTtctgaaaattttaatttatgttttaaCGTTACATAAATTTCCACGATGTTTGTCCATGTAAAAGTTGGAAACTTGTGTTCAATTAGTCATTGTTAAATCGAATATTATTCAATTTTGCAGAGAGATCTTTTCTGCCAAAGTGCAACAAACAGTGGTATTTTTTTAGTCCTTGGAATCGGAAGTATCCCAGTGGTTCACTTTCTAATAGGGCTACTGAAGCTGGGTATTGGAGAACAACAAGAAGGTACCGGACAGTTCACTCTCGCTCAACGTCAACAGGAGTAAGGAAGACTCTAAGCTTCTATAAGGGCAGACCTCCATGTGGAGAAAAAACTGAATGGATGATGCATGAATACAGTATGGATGAAAAGGAATTCAAGACAGGAGCTGGTTTGCAggtattattttgattaattattttgattaacaTTTTCTATATCTgcatatataaacattgatttaaTAATTAGATACCTAGAAGTGCATGCTCACATACCTCTCTATGTTGTGTCAAACACTGTCTTGCTTATATAGAAATGCAttatttaaaaaacaaacaaatgaaTTGTTGAGGCATAAATACCATGTGTTCAGGTATCCTTTTTTATTAATAGGGCTCAATTGAATGTTATTGTAATGGATTTTCCCATCATTGAAAAAAAATGTTTACAAAGATATGATCTAAACAGTTCTTTTGTTAGTCAATGGTAAGGGCATTCATAGTGTTCTTTGCTCATGATCAGTAGCAAAGTGATTCACGAGCAGCTTTCTTTTTAACTCCCATTTGTTTGCATCCATTTTTGGAAAATCTTAATGGGTATGCATGTTGAGTTGATGATGTTGGTGATGTAAGTAGGTAAATATCAGTGTTTTGCTATAGGTTAAACTGTATCCTTTCTAAAGATGCTAATATTAATCATATATGTctttaaacattaaaaatatgcatATAGAGGTTCCAAGAAGCCATTTACAGTAATAAAAGTGCCAGTGTGACGTTAAATGAATTTCAAAACTGCATACACAAGGATATAGTATGAATGCATTTTGCACCTAAAAATGTGGCTACTTAATATGATTTAAACTTGCATTGGCTGTTACTTCTTACATAGTTGGCCAGTCTTGTACCCTTAAACTTGCATTGGCTGTTATTTCTCTTGCTTGAATAATCAAGAGTGGAACTTCGGTCTTTAATAGGGTGTCAATGAATAAGAAATTTTATAAATCACTTCTAAGAAAAGGCTATGTTGTTTATTTTCACATAAGCCAAAGCAACCTTGAATTTCTGAGATGATTTCAGTGTTTGATACCATTTCCCTCTAACTGAGTTAAGATCATGAGACCATAGACAGACAAATTTTTGAATTAATGATGAGACCATAAAACTGAGTTAAGATCTATGATTTCTTTTTTAATATTGAGaatgttaatattttttaattactttGACATGTTAATATTCTTAAtatttattatcattattattagcAATTTGTAAAGCAACTGTTAGTCCTGATTTACGTCTGTTCTGCAGAATGCTTTTGTATTATGCCATGTTCTCAAAAAGAATGAACTTCCAGAAAAATGTGGTGGCTTGCAAAGTGCAGAAATTGAGAAGTGTGATTCATCTCCTAAAAATAAAAATCCTTCCTGCAATGAAGACAGGTCAAGTTTACCACATATGACAGAAGATCCTGCTGAACATAATATGTGGTTAGGATCTGGCAAGGACAAAATTAATCAACAGGTTTGTAGTTGGTTCAAAGCTTCTAAATTACCTGTTTGAAATTTGATTCTTCAGTTTTCTTTTCAGTAATTTCTAGTAACTTACCAACTTCGTTCAAAGTTCTGCTAAATTAAAATCCATCATTAACATTTTGCAATACTTACATGTTGAGCTACTTCACATATGCATCAGACTCAATTCATCAAATGAATTGGGTTTTGAGGAGCTTCATCAAACTTACAATATCAAACTTTCTGCTTGTATATGATACTCTTTTGGTGTTTGGTCATGCATATTTTCTTATGATGTCATGAATAAGTTGTGTTGCATAGTCATACATTTTGTGGATGTATTGAATGCTCTAAAGTTGCAAGTGTTATTATTGTTTGTATTAAGTGTCATGAGCCAAAATGGGTTATGAGGAATATCATTTATAATTTTGTATAAATGACACGGTAGAGTCCTTTGAAGTGAAGGGGCCACAATGTTTTATGTAAAAGGCACAGTCCATACATTAGAGTTTGAGAAGCAGAAGCTGTGGTTTTATTGCCCTCCTTCAAGAGTAGTAAGATTTCTTCCTTTCAAATAATGATGTCCATATTATATCAATATGTTGTTTAATTTGATATATTACTGATTTCctgattttatcaattctgatTTGTCTATGGTTTGCCATAGAGTACTGTGTCTTCCATGTTTTAATactctcttcatccttcttttgttCTACCTTTGAAACACCATTCAATTAACAACTAATATAGagtttcattgtattttcttttcAAGCAATTATTGAACATGCACATTTCTTACCTCTAGTTTCCTGTTTCGGATATATCAGTTTGTCTATAAATTCTGAGATGTTAAAACTTGAGACATTGTCTTTAATGGTATTTTCAGGTTGATTCGATGCCAAATGGTTTAGGATCAAATTGTGAGTGTGGATGGCTTCCATCAAACATCAATGATTTTCCTCAAGTTCCAGCTGATATAAGCTTTACGAGGCCTGAAGCTACTGATGGACATTTGACTGGTGAAGAATTTCTGCGTGCATGTCAGGATTCCCAGAATTCTAGTGTGGATCATTCTTTCTGTCAGGATAGCTTTGCTGACATCTCGAATGGTGATTATATAGAACTTAAAGACTTGGAGAGTTGTGATTCTTCTCCTTCGTTTGATAGTATATTTAACAATGGTGGTCCTGGAATCCAATTACGACCTCGCAGTCCAGCATTACATAGTTATCACCAAGATGTGTCATCTGAAGGTACATCTAAAAGAAGTGTTTGCACTAAGCTGTGCATAACATTGAAGATTCAGCCGGACAAATGAAAAATATGTAACCACCACAAACATCCATTATGCATCAAGTTGTTAAATAATGATGCTATGCGTGCAACTAGAAATAAAATTAGTAATGtcaaatgcagttgaaatttttAGAGAGTGATTCTGAATTAGTTTTTAGTGTTTTTTTGGGTAATTTTCATAGGTAGTAATTTCTATGTTTTGAAGAGTTTTAATCGCTTAAAGATGCATAAAAATGCAAGTTTATTATTATGTCTGTTGTATGGGCTATGATCTCTATAAAGAGTTTTACTTGTTGTCAAGTATGAAGATTTTATATAGAGAAATGATGTAACCGTTGATTTGAATTAATAAAAGATGTTAATTTATATGTAAAATTAAATTATGTTTGTTAGTTGCAAATTCTCTGTTTTCTATAATAGAGTATAGcagtttaaaaaaaatttataatttttgaaaatcagaaattcaaaaactGTTGTGAAATCGTTGTCATGAGCTAAGAAGAAAAACTTAAAAATGTGATGACAATGTGCATATTTTTTTAATGGATGTTTAAACAATATTAGCCCAAAGTTTATGATTCCTTATTATAGAAAGAGTTCAATAATCATCTAGCTAATATATAATTATGTGCAGTACCTATCAGAGCCATGTTATTATTGGTGCACTTTGAGTTTATGATTATTCTGGTGATGTATCAATATGTCTCTTTGTGTACTTGTACTTCTCTTAGATTTTGGTCTGCATTTTATGAAGGAAAAAAAAAGATAATGTATGGCACTGCCGCTTACTGATTAATCAGAGGGATGATGTGTAATTGATATAACTTTCTTTGACAATGTTGGAAGCCTAGTTGTCTTAATATGAGTCATCATATTGTGGCCTTTGAAATTTTTGATATGATTGGATTATTCAATTCAAGAACAGTGCAATTCTCCTTTCCAGCAGTATATTTAGTggtgttttggattaaggcaaaaacaggttttgaaggggtccCTAAACCCTTTACAAAGTATGTTTAGTAGTGTTATTAGAAAGCAACTTTTCAATATTAATTTCTTTTATCTTTATTAAAGTTTAgatgtaatttttaaaattaaaaattatctaAAAAATGTTTACTTcaatctaattaattaataatttgttaatgatataaaacataataaaaaattgattttagATTATATTTGTTTTGTAACATTAAAAACTTATTGT is part of the Cryptomeria japonica chromosome 10, Sugi_1.0, whole genome shotgun sequence genome and harbors:
- the LOC131076701 gene encoding NAC domain-containing protein 60 — its product is MDIPLHEKRHARSIYRGGDSWPFPLFSRLSLGCPKFCSFDSEQMDSALLPGFTFNPTEEDLVFYYLKRKNSGVEEKLDLIPEVSIYKWEPWDLPERSFLPKCNKQWYFFSPWNRKYPSGSLSNRATEAGYWRTTRRYRTVHSRSTSTGVRKTLSFYKGRPPCGEKTEWMMHEYSMDEKEFKTGAGLQNAFVLCHVLKKNELPEKCGGLQSAEIEKCDSSPKNKNPSCNEDRSSLPHMTEDPAEHNMWLGSGKDKINQQVDSMPNGLGSNCECGWLPSNINDFPQVPADISFTRPEATDGHLTGEEFLRACQDSQNSSVDHSFCQDSFADISNGDYIELKDLESCDSSPSFDSIFNNGGPGIQLRPRSPALHSYHQDVSSEGTSKRSVCTKLCITLKIQPDK